The following coding sequences are from one Verrucosispora sp. WMMD573 window:
- a CDS encoding tryptophan halogenase family protein codes for MMIRDVVIVGGGTAGWMTATYLKTAFRDRISVTLVESAAVGTIGVGEATFSTIRHFFDYLGLDEREWMPQCSGSYKLAIKYDNWRGDGSHFYHPFERLRTSDGFTAAEWNLALGDPTESFDRGSFITPYLCEAQRSPRMLDGSLFTTSLDGDLGRSTLDEQRAQFPYAYHFDAALMARYLTKLGVAQGVRHVVDDVVGVGQDERGWITHVSTRNQGPVTGDLFVDCTGFRGLLINQTLRERFISFTDVLPNNRAVALRVPRDMAEHGIAPYTRATAKGAGWIWTIPLYGRIGTGYVYSDEFCEPEEAERTLREFAAPGQDDLEANHIRMRIGRNERSWVNNCVAVGLSSGFVEPLESTGIFFIQHAIEQLVKHFPDSTWDQTLIRGYNDKVARVIDGVKEFLVLHYVASPRQDTPYWRETKMRSIPDGLAERLETAAVRVLDESTIYPYYHGFEVYSWITITLGMGLAPKTARPAVAHIDPTRAAAELAAIRSDAARLVDTLPSAYEYLNTIQPVPVAQS; via the coding sequence ATGATGATTCGCGACGTTGTCATCGTCGGTGGCGGAACCGCCGGCTGGATGACCGCCACCTACCTCAAGACCGCCTTTCGGGACCGGATCTCGGTGACCCTCGTGGAGTCGGCGGCGGTCGGCACGATAGGCGTCGGCGAGGCGACCTTCAGCACCATCCGGCACTTCTTCGACTACCTGGGCCTCGACGAACGCGAGTGGATGCCGCAGTGCAGCGGCTCCTACAAGCTGGCCATCAAGTACGACAACTGGCGCGGCGACGGCAGCCACTTCTATCACCCGTTCGAGCGGCTGCGTACCTCCGACGGGTTCACCGCGGCGGAGTGGAACCTGGCCCTCGGCGACCCGACCGAGAGCTTCGACCGGGGCTCGTTCATCACGCCATACCTGTGCGAGGCCCAGCGTTCGCCCCGGATGCTCGACGGCAGTCTCTTCACCACAAGCCTGGACGGCGACCTGGGTCGTTCCACCCTCGACGAGCAGCGGGCCCAGTTTCCCTACGCCTACCACTTCGACGCCGCACTGATGGCCCGTTACCTGACCAAGCTGGGTGTCGCCCAGGGCGTACGGCACGTCGTCGACGACGTGGTGGGCGTGGGGCAGGACGAACGCGGCTGGATCACCCACGTCAGCACCCGCAACCAGGGGCCTGTGACCGGCGACCTGTTCGTGGACTGCACCGGCTTCCGGGGTCTCCTGATCAACCAGACGTTGCGGGAACGGTTCATCTCCTTCACCGATGTGCTGCCGAACAACCGCGCGGTGGCGCTGCGGGTACCCCGGGACATGGCTGAACACGGGATCGCGCCCTACACCAGGGCCACCGCCAAGGGAGCCGGCTGGATCTGGACCATCCCGCTGTACGGCCGGATCGGTACCGGCTACGTGTACTCCGACGAGTTCTGCGAGCCAGAGGAGGCGGAGCGCACGCTGCGTGAGTTCGCCGCGCCCGGTCAGGACGACCTGGAGGCCAATCACATCCGGATGCGGATCGGCCGCAACGAGCGGTCCTGGGTGAACAACTGCGTGGCGGTCGGCCTGTCCAGCGGCTTTGTCGAGCCGCTGGAGTCCACCGGCATCTTCTTCATCCAGCACGCCATCGAGCAGCTGGTGAAGCACTTCCCGGACAGCACCTGGGACCAAACACTGATCCGCGGCTACAACGACAAGGTCGCCCGGGTGATCGACGGAGTGAAGGAGTTCCTGGTCCTGCACTACGTCGCCTCGCCCCGTCAGGACACCCCGTACTGGCGCGAAACCAAAATGCGCAGCATTCCGGACGGGCTGGCTGAGCGGTTGGAGACAGCCGCGGTACGGGTGCTCGATGAGAGCACGATCTACCCCTATTACCACGGGTTCGAGGTGTATTCGTGGATCACCATCACGCTGGGCATGGGGTTGGCTCCGAAGACCGCCCGTCCGGCTGTGGCGCACATCGACCCGACGCGGGCGGCGGCTGAGTTGGCAGCGATCCGGTCGGACGCCGCGCGACTGGTCGACACGCTGCCCAGCGCGTACGAGTACCTAAACACAATTCAGCCGGTACCGGTGGCTCAGTCATGA
- a CDS encoding flavin reductase family protein has translation MTVVPTRPAAEPGLVQGCRTFMSGFPTGVAVVTSVDAAGAPWGLTCSSLMSVTLEPPTLLVSLRVGSRTLAAIEDRGRFGVNLLHARGQRTAEVFAAGQPDRFHQVVWRPRGDDRLPWLVEDACGFAACIRSDVRVVGDHALVVGQVVEVQYTADTPLLYGLRQYSTWRPSTVEGSTCAS, from the coding sequence ATGACCGTCGTACCGACGCGGCCGGCTGCCGAACCGGGCCTGGTGCAGGGGTGCCGGACCTTCATGAGCGGCTTCCCCACCGGGGTGGCCGTCGTCACCAGCGTCGACGCTGCGGGCGCACCGTGGGGACTCACCTGCTCGTCGCTGATGAGCGTCACCCTGGAGCCACCGACGCTGCTGGTGAGCCTGCGGGTGGGCAGCCGGACGCTGGCCGCCATCGAGGACCGGGGGCGATTCGGGGTCAACCTGCTGCACGCCCGGGGGCAGCGGACCGCGGAGGTCTTCGCCGCCGGTCAGCCGGACCGATTTCACCAGGTGGTTTGGCGCCCCCGGGGCGATGACCGCCTGCCGTGGCTGGTGGAGGACGCGTGCGGGTTCGCGGCCTGCATCCGGTCCGACGTCCGCGTCGTCGGCGACCACGCACTGGTGGTGGGGCAGGTCGTCGAAGTGCAGTACACCGCCGACACGCCGCTGCTGTACGGGCTGCGCCAGTACTCGACGTGGCGGCCCTCGACCGTGGAAGGGTCTACATGCGCCAGCTAG
- a CDS encoding RiPP maturation radical SAM C-methyltransferase, which produces MRQLALVNMPFADRRRPSFGLSQLSALVRRDFATEFDVRVCYLNHDFVRYFGAQEYDAIAGDMDFHVAGVGDWMFRQLAFPELPDNVDEYFSRYFTGPAKAALRRTVLRRREGLTDFLLSMIDKYRLDEAELLGFSSMFTQNLPSLAAARLVKGRNPAVTTLMGGANCEAPMGAALARHCPQLDFVFSGPALVTFPEFLRSVLNDDLDRAHQIRGVVTRRNQMESRYRKAIGPNADIDDYFDPDYTEFRASFEQMVQLPAAAAEPMLFFETSRGCWWGERAHCTFCGLNGQTMAYRAMRPENALKQFDWLFSHAPWATKYCCTDNIMPMDYLTEVFPKLDPPEDISIFYEVKVGLDIEDMAVLKRAGVNEIQPGIEAMATPTLKLMRKGTSSFQNIQFLKNCLRFGISPVWNLLIGFPGEAEETYRRYVEDLPLLSHLPPPQGCFPVRFDRFSPYFNNAAEYGLDLEPVDHYRLTYPFDPEGLRDVAYYFADQNVSDYMISAATWIRPLRDRVDQWNAAWVASGGPVLSLTRADGVTTIRDTRSGQENSYLLDDVDTELLLHLDKPVRVDKLATELPHLADVLQSRLAGLRERRLLFFEGHRVMSLCVSDSDVDPMPRPRRTVVGGTRSLPLSPTRPAPDIRDLSVPVA; this is translated from the coding sequence ATGCGCCAGCTAGCCCTCGTCAACATGCCGTTTGCCGATCGGCGTCGGCCGTCGTTCGGGCTCAGCCAGCTGTCCGCGCTGGTACGTCGCGACTTCGCGACCGAATTCGACGTTCGGGTGTGTTACCTCAACCATGACTTCGTCCGTTACTTCGGCGCACAGGAGTACGACGCCATCGCCGGAGACATGGACTTTCACGTCGCCGGTGTGGGGGACTGGATGTTCCGGCAACTCGCCTTTCCGGAACTGCCCGACAATGTCGACGAATACTTCAGTCGCTACTTCACCGGACCGGCAAAGGCCGCCCTGCGGCGGACGGTGCTGCGCCGTCGTGAGGGCCTGACGGACTTCCTGCTCAGCATGATCGACAAGTATCGGCTCGACGAGGCCGAACTGCTCGGGTTCAGTTCGATGTTCACCCAGAACCTGCCCAGCCTCGCGGCGGCCCGGCTGGTCAAGGGGCGCAACCCGGCGGTGACCACGCTGATGGGGGGCGCGAACTGCGAGGCGCCGATGGGCGCGGCTCTGGCGCGGCACTGCCCGCAGCTCGATTTCGTCTTCTCCGGCCCCGCCCTGGTCACCTTCCCCGAGTTCCTGCGTAGCGTGCTGAACGACGACCTGGACCGTGCGCACCAGATCAGAGGCGTGGTGACTCGGCGCAACCAGATGGAGAGCCGGTACCGCAAGGCGATCGGCCCCAACGCCGACATCGACGACTACTTCGACCCGGACTACACCGAGTTCCGGGCCTCGTTCGAGCAGATGGTGCAGCTGCCGGCCGCCGCCGCGGAGCCGATGTTGTTCTTCGAGACCTCCCGTGGCTGTTGGTGGGGGGAGCGGGCGCACTGCACGTTCTGCGGCCTCAACGGCCAGACCATGGCCTACCGGGCGATGCGGCCGGAGAACGCGCTCAAGCAGTTCGACTGGCTGTTCTCGCACGCGCCGTGGGCGACGAAGTACTGCTGCACGGACAACATCATGCCGATGGACTACCTCACCGAGGTGTTCCCGAAACTCGACCCGCCCGAGGACATCTCGATTTTCTACGAGGTGAAGGTGGGTCTGGACATCGAGGACATGGCGGTGCTGAAACGCGCCGGGGTCAACGAGATCCAGCCCGGCATCGAGGCGATGGCGACGCCGACGCTCAAGCTGATGCGCAAGGGCACCTCGTCGTTCCAGAACATCCAGTTCCTCAAGAACTGTCTGCGGTTCGGCATTTCCCCGGTGTGGAACCTGTTGATCGGGTTCCCCGGTGAGGCGGAGGAGACCTACCGGCGGTATGTGGAGGATCTGCCGCTGCTGTCCCACCTGCCGCCGCCGCAGGGGTGCTTCCCGGTCCGCTTCGACCGATTCAGCCCCTACTTCAACAACGCGGCCGAGTACGGGCTCGACCTTGAGCCGGTGGATCACTACCGGCTCACGTACCCCTTCGACCCGGAGGGGCTACGCGACGTTGCCTACTACTTCGCCGACCAGAACGTCTCCGACTACATGATCTCGGCGGCGACCTGGATACGTCCGCTGCGCGACCGGGTCGACCAGTGGAACGCGGCCTGGGTGGCGAGCGGTGGGCCCGTGCTGAGCCTCACCCGGGCCGACGGAGTCACCACCATCCGAGACACGCGGTCAGGCCAGGAAAACAGCTACCTGCTCGATGACGTCGACACGGAGTTGCTGCTGCATCTCGACAAGCCGGTACGGGTGGACAAGCTCGCCACCGAGTTGCCGCACCTGGCGGACGTGCTTCAGAGCCGGCTGGCCGGGTTGCGCGAGCGACGGCTGCTCTTCTTCGAGGGGCACCGGGTGATGAGTCTCTGTGTTTCCGACAGTGATGTCGATCCGATGCCCCGGCCCCGCCGCACCGTGGTCGGTGGGACGAGGTCGCTACCGCTGTCGCCGACCCGACCAGCGCCGGACATCCGGGATCTGTCCGTGCCCGTGGCCTAG
- a CDS encoding alpha/beta fold hydrolase produces MPIVVANGTRINYAERGAGEPVVLVMGTGSPGSVWQLHQVPALVAAGYRVLTFDNRGISPSPPGAAKPTVEDIVGDVVTLVERICGGRARLIGTSMGAHVVQEVMVARPDVVQQAVLMATRGRTDTFRGVLASAEATIALGEAKLPPRTYAVWRLIQSLSPHTLNDEEQARSWLDLMEFFPPSIEVAEAQTELERMADRLDAYRRLTPPPDGCLVIGFADDLVTPPHLGREVAESIPGARFEEVPRCGHFGYLERPEAVNALLVEFLRSSVR; encoded by the coding sequence ATGCCGATCGTGGTGGCCAACGGTACGAGGATCAACTATGCCGAGCGTGGTGCGGGTGAGCCGGTCGTCCTGGTGATGGGAACCGGCAGTCCGGGCAGCGTCTGGCAACTGCACCAGGTGCCGGCACTGGTGGCGGCCGGCTACCGGGTCCTCACCTTCGACAACCGAGGGATCTCGCCGTCGCCGCCGGGTGCCGCGAAGCCAACGGTGGAGGACATCGTCGGCGATGTCGTCACGCTGGTGGAGCGCATCTGCGGCGGTCGGGCCCGACTGATCGGCACGTCGATGGGCGCGCACGTGGTGCAGGAGGTGATGGTTGCCCGTCCGGACGTCGTGCAGCAGGCGGTGCTGATGGCGACCCGGGGCCGGACCGACACCTTCCGGGGAGTGCTCGCCTCGGCGGAGGCGACCATCGCCCTGGGGGAGGCCAAGCTTCCACCGCGGACGTACGCCGTTTGGCGGCTGATCCAGAGCCTTTCTCCGCACACGCTCAACGACGAGGAGCAGGCGCGTTCCTGGCTGGACCTGATGGAGTTCTTTCCACCCTCCATCGAGGTAGCAGAAGCTCAGACGGAACTGGAACGGATGGCTGACCGGCTCGACGCGTACCGCCGGCTCACGCCGCCGCCGGACGGCTGCCTGGTGATCGGCTTCGCCGACGATCTGGTGACGCCGCCGCACCTGGGGCGGGAGGTGGCCGAGAGCATTCCCGGCGCTCGTTTCGAGGAAGTCCCCCGGTGCGGGCATTTCGGCTATCTGGAGCGCCCGGAAGCCGTCAACGCCTTGCTCGTCGAGTTTCTTCGGTCAAGCGTCCGATGA
- a CDS encoding class I SAM-dependent methyltransferase, which produces MTDTTAAARPTTTPSYTVGAAASLFSSYVVTAAISASHQLGLLDLLHAEGGTDVATAAGNRLDHGVVRRLLDTMVWAKVVDTDGDRYIVGPGFADVFAARGYFYWVVKGCGELFSIAPDVAAPEQRVGDFYHRDMRAVAIGSRLIGDSEVEPLFDEIITGLDFGTIADLGCGSGQRLIRIAERDPSVTAVGVDIAQGSVELAEKSVADAGLEGRVHIVRGDVLTLEPAEVFADVEVVTCVFMGHDFWPMQRCVDGLANLRRAFPNVKRLLLCDVVRTPGPASPETTTIFTLGFELIHALMGVYIPSREEWLSAFRAAGWQLVRERQVAAPPSGILFELVPSAPRSA; this is translated from the coding sequence ATGACCGACACAACTGCTGCGGCACGTCCGACAACGACTCCCTCATACACGGTCGGTGCCGCCGCCAGCCTCTTCTCGTCCTATGTGGTCACCGCGGCCATCTCCGCCAGCCACCAGCTCGGCCTGCTCGACCTGCTGCACGCCGAGGGCGGGACCGACGTCGCCACGGCGGCCGGCAACCGTCTGGACCACGGTGTCGTCCGCCGCCTGCTGGACACCATGGTCTGGGCGAAGGTGGTGGACACCGATGGCGACCGTTACATCGTCGGCCCGGGTTTCGCGGACGTGTTCGCCGCCCGCGGCTACTTCTACTGGGTGGTCAAGGGCTGCGGCGAGTTGTTCTCCATCGCTCCCGACGTCGCGGCACCGGAGCAGCGGGTCGGCGACTTCTACCACCGCGACATGCGAGCTGTGGCGATCGGTTCCCGCCTGATCGGCGACAGCGAGGTGGAACCCCTCTTCGACGAGATCATCACCGGGTTGGACTTCGGCACGATCGCCGACCTTGGCTGTGGTTCCGGGCAACGCCTGATCCGAATCGCCGAGCGTGATCCGTCAGTGACCGCAGTCGGTGTCGACATCGCTCAGGGCTCGGTGGAACTGGCCGAGAAGTCGGTGGCCGACGCGGGCCTGGAGGGTCGGGTGCACATCGTGCGGGGTGACGTGCTGACCCTGGAGCCCGCCGAGGTCTTCGCGGACGTGGAGGTGGTGACCTGTGTCTTCATGGGGCACGACTTCTGGCCGATGCAGCGGTGCGTGGATGGGCTGGCGAACCTGCGGCGGGCGTTCCCGAACGTCAAGCGGCTGCTGCTCTGCGACGTGGTCCGCACCCCGGGTCCGGCCAGCCCGGAGACGACCACCATCTTCACCCTCGGCTTCGAGCTGATCCACGCGCTGATGGGCGTCTACATCCCGAGTCGGGAGGAGTGGCTGTCGGCGTTCCGCGCGGCCGGTTGGCAGCTGGTCCGCGAACGTCAGGTGGCCGCGCCGCCGTCCGGGATCCTGTTCGAGTTGGTCCCGTCCGCCCCTCGGAGCGCCTGA
- a CDS encoding MbtH family protein → MSNPFDRQDGTYLVLVNAETQYSLWPESNPVPAGWSVAHGPAGRDDCLAFVEATWTDMRPASLVRAMAADSGVSQ, encoded by the coding sequence ATGTCCAACCCGTTCGACCGGCAGGACGGCACCTACCTGGTGCTGGTGAACGCCGAGACGCAGTACTCCCTGTGGCCCGAGTCGAACCCGGTACCAGCCGGCTGGTCGGTGGCGCACGGTCCGGCGGGTCGGGACGACTGCCTCGCCTTCGTCGAGGCCACCTGGACCGACATGCGGCCGGCGAGCCTGGTCCGGGCGATGGCGGCGGACTCTGGAGTGTCGCAGTGA
- the gntD gene encoding guanitoxin biosynthesis L-enduracididine beta-hydroxylase GntD, whose product MSNDWPRYQLSDADLASLASIAETIRSAPFADPLRPEFYDRNRYAVRHLPPGLWEFLDEFRHGEPAAACSVHGFPIDDREAGPTPRHWNAEQRGAQVTEVEVFMALCGMALGDPFTWATLQDGRLVQNIVPIAGDEERQNGHGSEALLEFHTEDAFHPHRCDYLLLFGVRNEDKVATTVASVRDLTLDAADVEVLRQPRYHIRPDDEHIRQLTLSQPDHPALRLVERMRDAPEPVAVLFGDPARPYLRIDLPFMQCVGGDDDVTAQRALDALHTQLLAHQHDVVVERGTLLIVDNYQAVHGRKSFRARYDGTDRWLKKITVSRNLRRATGAPARSRVLV is encoded by the coding sequence GTGAGCAACGACTGGCCCCGCTATCAACTCAGCGACGCCGATCTCGCGTCGTTGGCCTCGATCGCCGAGACGATCCGGTCGGCACCGTTCGCTGACCCTCTTCGCCCCGAGTTCTACGACCGAAACAGGTACGCGGTGCGGCACCTGCCGCCCGGCCTGTGGGAGTTCCTGGACGAGTTCCGGCACGGCGAGCCGGCGGCGGCCTGCTCGGTCCACGGCTTCCCGATCGACGATCGGGAAGCTGGGCCGACGCCGAGGCACTGGAACGCCGAGCAGCGTGGCGCCCAGGTCACCGAGGTCGAGGTGTTCATGGCGCTGTGCGGCATGGCGTTGGGGGATCCTTTCACCTGGGCCACGCTTCAGGATGGACGGCTGGTGCAGAACATCGTGCCGATCGCCGGAGACGAGGAGCGGCAGAACGGGCACGGTAGCGAGGCGTTGCTGGAGTTCCACACCGAGGATGCGTTCCATCCGCACCGTTGCGACTACCTGTTGCTGTTCGGCGTGCGCAACGAGGACAAGGTGGCCACCACGGTGGCGTCGGTCCGGGACCTGACCCTGGACGCGGCCGACGTCGAGGTGCTCCGGCAGCCCCGGTATCACATCCGACCCGACGACGAGCACATTCGCCAGCTCACCCTGAGCCAGCCGGACCACCCGGCGCTCAGGTTGGTCGAGCGGATGCGGGACGCTCCGGAGCCGGTGGCGGTGCTGTTCGGCGATCCGGCGCGGCCGTACCTGCGGATCGACCTGCCGTTCATGCAGTGCGTGGGGGGCGACGACGACGTCACCGCCCAACGTGCGCTGGACGCGCTGCACACGCAGCTGCTCGCGCATCAGCACGATGTGGTGGTGGAGCGCGGGACGCTGCTGATCGTGGACAACTACCAGGCGGTGCACGGCCGCAAGTCGTTCCGGGCCCGCTACGACGGGACCGACCGGTGGCTCAAGAAGATCACGGTCAGCCGCAACCTGCGGAGGGCCACCGGGGCGCCGGCTAGGAGTCGGGTGCTCGTCTGA
- a CDS encoding SDR family oxidoreductase encodes MRSVIISGASSGIGWATAQRFASGGDRVINLDVGPPTVPHHPAVTWIEADVADWSATRAAVRQVAETGPIDVVIANAGVSVRHGVLELTEADARRVVDVNLLGVLGLWQAAARVMVQQQAGVLLATASVNGARGYPFYADYNATKAGIVALCRTFALELSPWIRVACVSPGAVLTPMQLAEYTPAMLDDVNAKIPAGRHAAPDEIAAAFHYLASAEASFLTGQELVIDGAETAGATTAVFGTGTKVEAVA; translated from the coding sequence ATGCGGTCGGTAATCATTTCCGGTGCCTCCAGTGGCATCGGCTGGGCGACAGCGCAACGCTTCGCCAGCGGCGGCGACCGGGTCATCAACCTCGACGTAGGACCTCCCACCGTTCCGCACCACCCTGCGGTGACGTGGATCGAAGCCGATGTTGCGGACTGGTCGGCGACCCGCGCCGCGGTACGGCAGGTGGCCGAGACAGGGCCGATCGACGTGGTGATCGCGAACGCGGGAGTCAGCGTCCGGCACGGTGTGTTGGAGCTGACCGAGGCCGATGCGCGCCGGGTCGTCGACGTCAACCTGCTCGGCGTGCTGGGGTTGTGGCAGGCTGCGGCCAGGGTGATGGTGCAGCAGCAGGCCGGGGTCCTGCTGGCCACCGCCTCGGTCAATGGAGCACGGGGGTACCCGTTCTACGCCGACTACAACGCCACCAAGGCCGGCATCGTGGCGCTGTGTCGGACTTTCGCCCTGGAACTGAGTCCCTGGATCCGGGTGGCGTGCGTCAGCCCTGGGGCGGTGCTGACGCCGATGCAACTGGCCGAGTACACGCCGGCCATGCTTGACGACGTGAACGCCAAGATCCCGGCCGGACGGCACGCCGCGCCGGACGAGATCGCTGCGGCGTTTCACTACCTAGCCTCCGCAGAGGCGAGTTTCCTCACCGGCCAGGAGTTGGTCATCGACGGCGCGGAAACGGCCGGAGCGACCACCGCTGTGTTCGGTACCGGCACGAAGGTCGAGGCGGTGGCATGA
- a CDS encoding helix-turn-helix domain-containing protein has product MFSTLGISTTAEAVYMTMLRQSTWGIAEIAESLEIDTQQVHDALDELIELALVSESPVSPGSLRPTSPKVGLAALLARAKAEIAQQQYEIEATQAAIHALSEAHQADHQDQLIQIVQLESVRQRLQQLARLTQKECLSFNPGGAHRPDAMAASKPVNQEALERGVTIKSIYQESFRNDPGTLAYARWFNGLGGETRCLPVVLFQMVIVDRRIALLPVDPNDARKGAIEIHNEGITAALSALFDHAWSTATPFGAAATVDENGLEPTERQLLQLLGDGNTDEVTARKLGLSVRTVQRMMSDLTARLGAESRFQAGANAVRQRWL; this is encoded by the coding sequence GTGTTCAGCACCCTGGGTATATCGACCACCGCCGAGGCCGTTTACATGACCATGTTGCGCCAGTCGACCTGGGGTATCGCCGAGATCGCCGAGTCGTTGGAGATCGACACCCAGCAGGTACACGACGCGCTCGACGAGCTGATCGAACTCGCTCTGGTCAGCGAGTCGCCGGTCAGCCCGGGCAGCCTGAGGCCGACCAGCCCCAAGGTGGGTCTCGCGGCGCTGCTCGCCCGCGCGAAGGCGGAGATAGCGCAGCAGCAGTACGAGATCGAGGCCACTCAGGCCGCCATCCATGCCCTTTCCGAGGCGCACCAGGCCGACCACCAGGACCAATTAATTCAGATTGTCCAACTCGAATCGGTACGTCAACGCTTGCAGCAACTCGCCCGGTTGACCCAGAAGGAATGCTTGTCGTTCAACCCGGGCGGCGCGCACCGGCCGGACGCGATGGCCGCCAGCAAGCCGGTCAACCAGGAAGCGCTGGAGCGGGGTGTCACCATCAAGTCGATCTACCAGGAAAGCTTCCGCAACGATCCGGGCACCCTCGCGTACGCCCGCTGGTTCAACGGCCTGGGCGGCGAGACCCGTTGTCTTCCGGTGGTCCTGTTCCAGATGGTCATCGTGGATCGCCGCATCGCGTTGCTTCCAGTCGACCCCAACGACGCCCGAAAGGGCGCCATCGAGATCCACAACGAGGGAATCACCGCGGCGCTCAGCGCGCTGTTCGACCACGCCTGGTCGACAGCCACGCCGTTCGGCGCCGCGGCGACTGTCGACGAGAACGGGCTCGAACCGACCGAACGCCAGTTGCTCCAGTTGCTCGGCGACGGCAACACTGACGAGGTGACCGCCCGCAAACTCGGGCTGTCGGTGCGTACCGTCCAGCGAATGATGTCCGACCTGACCGCCCGGCTCGGCGCGGAGAGCCGCTTCCAGGCTGGTGCCAACGCGGTCCGGCAACGCTGGCTGTGA
- a CDS encoding DUF5825 family protein encodes MTTATSTAVTFDALRDDPAAYSLRAVELPEPLRFGHSPTQDLDLLRLLRAVTSHAVRLRWALSGRPAFPLHTYSHLLPPCLGMEFDDVAHTVAWARDYRYGSFYYRRGPGIVTIKDVRPGQPAARMVIEEGADRFARLAESVDGRSDIVDADLVADAVEAGLAVQADDRTLVLPFRMRHWPVPYLSV; translated from the coding sequence ATGACGACGGCGACGAGTACGGCCGTTACCTTCGATGCGCTGCGCGATGACCCGGCGGCCTACAGTCTGCGTGCCGTAGAACTGCCGGAGCCCCTGCGGTTCGGACACTCGCCAACGCAGGACCTCGACCTGCTGCGGCTGCTCCGCGCGGTGACCAGCCACGCGGTTCGGCTCCGGTGGGCGCTGAGCGGTCGCCCCGCGTTCCCCTTGCACACCTACTCGCACCTGCTGCCGCCATGCCTGGGGATGGAGTTCGACGACGTCGCCCACACCGTGGCCTGGGCTCGCGACTACCGCTATGGCTCGTTCTACTACCGCCGAGGGCCGGGGATAGTCACGATCAAGGATGTCCGACCCGGCCAACCCGCCGCTCGGATGGTCATCGAAGAGGGCGCTGACCGGTTCGCCCGGCTCGCCGAGTCGGTGGACGGCCGCTCGGACATCGTCGACGCGGACCTGGTCGCGGACGCGGTCGAGGCAGGCCTGGCGGTCCAGGCCGACGACCGGACGCTGGTTCTACCGTTTCGGATGCGGCACTGGCCGGTGCCGTACCTGTCGGTCTGA